One Colius striatus isolate bColStr4 chromosome 8, bColStr4.1.hap1, whole genome shotgun sequence genomic region harbors:
- the DYDC1 gene encoding DPY30 domain-containing protein 1, with translation MESQYLKKCVGSCLKKGLAEVVEHRPADPIQYLAHWIYNYRRILVEEKQRMLERTELEQEREAALIELKNLRKMKEEEIMIQQKLEEQHQENEKTIAELTDRPGAPDLTRVEELDEEERFEDQTWVCFLEKI, from the exons ATGGAGTCTCAGTATCTGAAGAAATGCGTGGGAAGTTGCTTGAAAAAGGGACTCGCGGAGGTTGTAGAGCATCGGCCAGCTGATCCAATACAGTATCTGGCACATTGGATCTACAATTATAGAAGAATCTTAGTTGAAGAAAAGCAG AGAATGTTGGAGAGGACTGAGCTGGAGCAAGAACGGGAGGCAGCCCTGATAGAACTCAAAAActtaagaaaaatgaaggaagaagagaTAATGATCCAACAGAAACTTGAAGAACAACATCAG gaaaatgaaaagacGATAGCTGAACTTACAGATAGACCTGGAGCGCCTGATTTGACCAGAGTTGAGGAGCTAGATGAGGAGGAACGGTTTGAG